The Streptomyces sp. V3I7 genome segment CGTCGCCAAGAGCCCGTTCACCTTCACGTACAAGGAACCGGCCCCCGCGCGCGGGAGCGCCACCCCGCTCTTCGCCGGCAGCGAGGAGGTCGGCCGCGCCCTGCGCACCCAGGACGCGGTCAAACCGGTCTTCGTCTCCGTCGGCCATCGGGTGAGCCTGGCCGGCGCATGCGCCCACACGCTGGCCCTCACGCCGGAGTTCCGGCTCCCGGAGACGACACGCAGGGCGGACACGCTGTGCCGCAGGGCGCTGCGTGAGGCCGTGCGGTCCGGCGTCTCCGGGAACGGGGGCTAGAAGGCCGCCGCCACCCGGAAGGTGATCCCGGCCTCGCGCAGTCGCTCGGTCAGCGCGTTGCCCATGGCCGCCGCCGTGGTGACCTGGCCGGCCGTCGGGGGCAGCTGTGCCGCAGGGCGCTGCGTGAGGCCGTGCGGTCCGGCGTCTCCGGGAGCGGGGGCTAGAAGGCCGCCGCCACCCGGAAGGTGATCCCGGCCTCGCGCAGTCGCTCGGTCAGCGCGTTGCCCATGGCCGCCGCCGTGGTGACCTGGCCGGCCGTCGGGGGCAGGTCGTCGAAGGCCAGGGAGAGGGCCGCCTCGGCGAACATCTTCGCCGTCTCGCCGTAGCCCGGGTCGCCGCCCGCGACCTCGGTGAAGACGCGCCGCCCGCCGCCCTCGCCGACGAAGCGCACCTTGAACCAGCTCTTCGCGCGCTTCTCGGCACTCGGCCCCTCGCCCGGCTGGAGCCGGCCGGACAGCCAGCGCCGGGCGGGCGGGATCTGGGCCGCCGCGGCGACCGCGCCCACCGCGGCCACGCCGCCGAGGGCGACGGGCAGACGGCGCACCGCCGCGTAGTGCCGGTAGCGGAAGTCGGGGCCATAGCGGTCCAGGGCCTTCGCCGAGCGCCGCACGATCTGCGCGTCGATGGTCGGCAGCGGCAGCGCCCAGGCACCGACCTCCTTGGCGAACCGGGGCGCTCCGGTCGGCGCGGACGCCCGGCGGCCCATCAGCCGCGGCTCATGGCGGCCGCGGTCCCGCGCGGCGGCCAGCATCTGCCGCCCGCGCGCGAGCTGGTTGAGCGCGGACGAGAGGGTCCCGCCGGAGAAGGCCGCGTCGGCGGTCACATAGCCGTCCACGGTCAGCGGCACGCCCTCGGGCAGCTGCTGGACGGTGAAGTACGCGCCCAGGTCGTGCGGCACCGAGTCGAAACCGCAGGCGTGCACCAGCCGGGCGCCGGTCTCGCGCGCGCGGGCGTCGTGGCGGACGTACATGAGGTCCACGAACTCGGGCTCGCCGGTGAGGTCGAGATAGTCCGTCCCCAAATCCGCGCAGGCGGCGACGAGTTCCTCGCCGTAGCGGACGTACGGGCCCACGGTCGACGCCACCACGCGCGCGTGCCCGGCGAGACGGCGCAGCGAGGCGGGGTCGGAGACGTCGGCCGTCAGGACGCCGATCTCCGCCCCGCGCGGCAGCCGCCCGGTCAGCGCGCGCAGCTTCGCCTCGTCGCGGCCGGCGACCGCCCAGCGCAGTTCCCCGGGCGCGTGCGCGGCCAGGTACTCCGCGGTGAGCGTTCCGACGAAGCCCGTGGCTCCGAAGAGCACGATGTCGTACGGACGGTCCGTCGTGTTCAGCCTGCTCATGACACCCCTCGCTCGTACGGCGCTCGTCACCTGCCCCGCGCCGCTGTCGGTGGCCGAGGCTAGCGTGGACGGTGCTGGGCGTGCTGCCCGGCCCGTCGGACTGCCCCGCCCGACGGGCCGGGCAGTCCGACTCGGGGTAATTTGCTAAGCGCTTGCTCTCTCAGGGGCTTGTGCCCAGTGGAACACGTTCTTAGCATCATCGGTGTTACATCAGTTGTGTCACATGACTGGGGGCGGCATGACAGCGGCATCGACGCCGACGCAGGGACCGGGGCCGCTCAGCGGCGTGCGCGTGGTCGAGCTGGCCGGCATCGGGCCCGGCCCGTTCGCCGCCATGCTCCTGGCCGACCTGGGCGCCGACGTCGTCCGGGTGGACCGGCCGGGCGGCGGCGGGCTCGCGATCGACCCTCGGTCCGACATCACCAACCGCAACAAGCGCTCGGTGGTCGTCGACCTGAAGGCTCCGGACGGCCCGGCCCGCGTCCTCGACCTGGCCGAACGCGCCGACATCCTCATCGAGGGCTACCGCCCCGGCGTCGCCGAACGCCTCGGCGTCGGCCCCGACGCCTGCCACGCCCGCAACCCCCGCCTGGTCTACGGCCGGATGACCGGCTGGGGCCAGGAGGGTCCCCTCGCCGACCGGGCCGGTCACGACATCGGGTACATCGCCGTCACCGGCACCCTCGGCCTGATCGGCAGGCCGGACGAGCCCCCGGCCATCCCCGCCAACCTGGTCGGCGACTACGCGGGCGGCTCGCTCTACCTGGTCGTCGGCGTCCTCGCCGCCCTCCACCACGCCCACGCGACCGGCACCGGACAGGTCGTCGATGCCGCCATCGTCGACGGCGCCGCCCACCTCGCCTCGATGATCCACGGCATGCTGGCCGCCGGCGCCTGGCAGGACCGCCGCGGCGTCAACCTCCTCGACGGCGGCTGCCCGTACTACGGCACCTACGAGACCGCCGACGGCCGGTACATGGCGGTCGGTGCCCTGGAGCCCCAGTTCTACGCCGAGTTCCTGCGCCTGCTCGGCCTCGGCGACCTCGCCTCCGCCCACACCGACTGGGCCCGCTGGGGCGACCTGCGCGAGCGGGTCGCCGCCCGCTTCAAATCCCGGACCCGGGACGAGTGGACGGCCGTCTTCGAGGACTCCGACGCCTGTGTGGCGCCCGTACTGTCGCTGCGCGAGGCCCCCGGCCACCCGCACCTCGACGCCCGCGGCACGTTCACCGAGCACGGCGGCATCGTCCAGCCCGCGCCCGCCCCGCGCTTCTCCGCGACCCCCACCGCCGTGCGCACCGGCCCCGCCCTGCCCGGCGCCGGCACGGCGGACGTCGCCCGCGACTGGGACGTACCCGGGCTGCTGCCGCACCCCGACGAGGAGGGCGACCGATGACCCCCTTCCTCGACGGCCCGAAGGGTTACGTCCGTGCGCGCGTCGCCGCCTTCCGGCGAGCGGCCGGGGCGAGCATGCTGGACGTCACCCCCCTCCTCCCCGTCGGCAACCCCCTCGGTCACCTCGTCGACTCTCCCGCTGAAAACCCTCGTTGAAAGGCTTGTCAGTGAGCACCGAAGCGTACGTGTACGACGCGATCCGCACCCCGCGCGGCCGCGGCAAGGCGAATGGCGCCCTGCACGGCACCAAGCCCATCGACCTGGTCGTCGGCCTCATCCACGAGCTCCGCGACCGGTTCCCGACCCTGGACCCGGCCGCCATCGACGACATCGTGCTCGGCGTCGTCGGTCCCGTCGGCGACCAGGGCTCCGACATCGCCCGGATCGCGGCGGTCGCCGCCGGACTGCCGGACACGGTCGCCGGCGTCCAGGAGAACCGCTTCTGCGCCTCCGGTCTGGAGGCCGTCAACATGGCCGCCGCCAAGGTCCGTTCGGGCTGGGAGGACCTCGTCCTCGCCGGCGGTGTCGAGTCGATGTCCCGGGTGCCGATGGCCTCGGACGGCGGTGCCTGGTTCAACGACCCCATGACGAACCTGGACACCAACTTCGCCCCGCAGGGCATCGGCGCCGACCTCATCGCCACCATCGGCGGCTTCACGCGCCGGGACGTCGACGAGTACGCGGCGCTCTCGCAGGAGCGCGCGGCCACCGCCTGGAAGGAGGGCCGCTTCGAGCGCTCCGTCGTCCCGGTGAAGGACCGCAACGGCCTCGTCGTCCTCGACCACGACGAGCACATGCGCCCCGGCACCACCGCCGACTCGCTCGCCAAGCTGAAGGCCTCGTTCGCCGACATCGGCGAGCTCGGTGGCTTCGACGCCGTGGCCCTGCAGGAGTACCACTGGGTGGAGAAGATCGACCACGTCCACCACGCGGGCAACTCCTCCGGCATCGTCGACGGCGCCTCCCTCGTCGCGATCGGCTCCAAGGAGGTCGGCGAGCGCTACGGCCTCACCCCGCGCGCGCGGATCGTCTCCGCGGCCGTCTCCGGCTCCGAGCCCACGATCATGCTCACCGGTCCCGCCCCCGCCACCCGCAAGGCGCTCGCCAAGGCAGGGCTGACCATCGACGACATCGACCTCGTCGAGATCAACGAGGCGTTCGCGGCGGTCGTGCTGCGGTTCGTCGAGGAGATGGGCCTGTCCCTGGACAAGGTCAACGTCAACGGCGGCGCCATCGCGCTCGGCCACCCGCTCGGCGCCACCGGCGCGATGATCCTCGGCACGCTGGTCGACGAACTGGAGCGCCAGGACAAGCGCTACGGCCTCGTCACGCTGTGCGTGGGCGGCGGCATGGGCGTCGCCACCATCATCGAGCGCATCTGAACTCCCCGCGGAACCAAGAGACTCCAGACCGCAGACTTCGACGGAGACGACTGTCATGACCGAGAGCACCACCATCCGCTGGGAACAGGACGACACCGGCGTCGTCACCCTCGTCCTCGACGACCCGGGCCAGTCCGCGAACACCATGAACAAGGCGTTCCGCGACTCCCTCGCCGCGATCACCGACCGCCTGGAGGCCGAGATCCAGGCCGACCCGGACTCCGTCCGCGGCATCATCTTCACGTCCGCGAAGAAGACCTTCTTCGCGGGCGGCGACCTGCGCGACCTGATCCGGGTCACCCCCGAGACCGCCCAGGAGCTCTTCGACGGCGGCCTCGCCATCAAGCGCAACCTGCGCCGCATCGAGACCCTCGGCAAGCCCGTCGTCGCCGCGATCAACGGCGCCGCCCTGGGCGGCGGCTTCGAGCTCGCCCTCGCCTGCCACCACCGCGTCGCCCTCGACACCTCCGGCACCAAGATCGGCTGCCCCGAGGTCACCCTCGGCCTGCTCCCCGGAGGCGGCGGCGTCGTCCGTACCGTCCGCCTGCTCGGCATCGCCGACGCGCTGCTGAAGGTGCTCATCCAGGGCACGCAGTACAACGCGCGGCGCGCCCAGGAGAACGGCCTCGTCCACGAGGTCGCCGCCACGCCCGAGGAACTGATCGAGAAGGCGCGCGCCTTCATCGACGCCAACCCCGAGTCGCAGCAGCCCTGGGACAAGCCGGGCTACAAGATCCCCGGCGGTACGCCCGCCAACCCCAAGTTCGCGGCCAACCTGCCCGCCTTCCCGGCCAACCTGCGCAAGCAGACGAACGGCGCCCCCTACCCGGCCCCGCGCAACATCCTCGCGGCCGCCGTCGAGGGCGCGCAGGTCGACTTCGAGACCGCCCAGGTCATCGAGGCCCGCTACTTCGTGGAGCTGGCCGCCGGCCAGACCTCGAAGAACATGATCCAGGCCTTCTTCTTCGACCTCCAGGCCGTCAACTCCGGCGCCAACCGCCCCCAGGGCATCGAGCCGCGCAAGGTCACCAAGGTCGCCGTCCTCGGCGCCGGCATGATGGGCGCCGGCATCGCCTACTCGTGCGCCCGCGCGGGCATCGACGTCGTCCTGAAGGACGTCTCGCTGGAGTCGGCCGTCAAGGGCAAGGGCTACTCCGAGAAGCTGTGCGCCAAGGCCGTCTCCCGGGGCCGTACGACCCAGGAGAAGGCGGACGCGCTGCTCGCGCGCATCACGCCCACCGCGGACGTGCAGGACCTCGCGGGCTGCGACGCGGTCATCGAGGCCGTCTTCGAGGACACGTCGCTCAAGCACAAGGTGTTCCAGGAGATCGAGGCCGTCGTCGCCCCGGACGCGCTGCTGTGCTCCAACACCTCCACGCTGCCCATCACCGTCCTCGCCGAGGGCGTGGAGCGCCAGGCCGACTTCATCGGGCTGCACTTCTTCTCGCCCGTCGACAAGATGCCGCTCGTCGAAATCATCAAGGGCGAGCGCACCGGCGACGAGGCCCTCGCCCGCGCCTTCGACCTGGTCCGGCAGATCAACAAGACGCCGATCGTCGTCAACGACTCGCGCGGCTTCTTCACCTCGCGGGTCATCGGCCAGTTCATCAACGAGGGCGTCGCCATGGTCGGCGAGGGCATCGAGCCCGCCTCGGTCGAGCAGGCGGCCGCCCAGGCCGGCTACCCGGCCAAGGTGCTCTCCCTCATGGACGAGCTGACGCTCACCCTCCCGCGCAAGATCCGCAACGAGTCGAAGCGCGCCGTCGAGGAGGCGGGCGGCACCTGGGCCACGCACCCGGCCGAGGCCGTCATCGACCGCATGGTCGACGAGTTCGAGCGCCCCGGCCGCAGCGGCGGCGCCGGCTTCTACGAGTACGACGAGTCCGGCAAGCGCGCCGGACTGTGGCCGGGGCTGCGGGAGCACTTCACCAAGCCCGGCTACGAGATCCCGTTCCGGGACATGCAGGAGCGGATGCTCTTCTCCGAGTCGATCGACACCGTCCGGCTCCTCGAAGAGGGCGTGCTGACGTCCGTCGCCGACGCGAACATCGGCTCCATCTTCGGCATCGGATTCCCGGGCTGGACCGGCGGCATCCTGCAGTACATCAACGGCTACGAGGGCGGCCTGCCCGGATTCGTGGCCCGCGCGCGTGAGCTCGCCGAGCGCTACGGCGAGCGCTTCGAGCCGCCCGCGCTGCTCGTCGAGAAGGCGGAGAAGGGCGAGACCTTCACGGACGCGCGCTGAGCACGGTGCGCTGACAGGTCCCGCGCGCGGTGAGCGCAACGGTGCCCCGTACAGGAACCGATCCTGTACGGGGCACCGTCACGCGCGCGGGCCTGCGCGCGCGGGGTCAGGCGGAGCCGCCCGCCTCCTCATCCTTGAGCCACTCCCGCAGCTCCTCGCGCAGGGACCGCTGGAACGCGGTCAGAAGGGCCTGCACCACCAGGGGCTGCATATGGACGGACAGCGACTTCACGTCCTGCGTGTCCCGCTCGGCCACCTCGCCGCGCAGGAGCTGCGTCAGCTCCTGCGCCGCCGCGCGCGAGTGCTCCAGCAGCGCGGTGCGGGCCGCCAGGATCGCCTCCTGGGACAGGGGTACGTCGAGCAGCTGAACGCCGAGCCGCAGCAGAGCGGTGTCGACGCGGTAGGCGCCGTCCTCCTCGCCGATCACGTCCATCGCCACGAGGCGGGCCAGATCCTCCTCACTCAGCCGGCGTCCGGCCCGCCGCGCCAGCTCCTGCCCGCTCACGGTCTCGACCGCCTCCGGCGCCCACGAGGACACCACGGCCCGGTGCACGGCCAGGTCGTGCTCGGTCAGGTCCGGCGGCAGCTGCCGCAGATACCGCTCGATCGCCGCGAGCGTCATGCCCTGGTGCTGGAGCTCCTCGATCAGCGCGAGGCGCGCGACATGCTCACGGCCGTAGTGGCCCACCCGGCGCGGACCGATCACCGGCGGCGGCAGCAGGCCCTTGGTGCTGTAGAAGCGGACCGTGCGCACCGTCACGCCCGTGCGGGCGGCCAGCTCGTCGATCGTGAGGGTCGGCTCCTCGGTGTCGGTCGTCATGTGCAGCAGTATCGCTGTCTCACCGGTGCTGTGAAACCTCGCGTGAACCGCCCGTTACGAGTGTGAGAAGCGCCGCTCTGTGATGTATGCCACCGCAAATTTCGTGATCTCTCTGAGAGACTGCCGCTTCGGTCTGCGCCGTGACACGAACACGATGCGGACCTGGTCAGGAACGGACACCTTGGGCCCACGAGGCCCGGGGGCACCAAGAGAGTGGAACCACCCGTGAGCAAGGACGTCGTGGAGGCGGCAGCGGTTGCCGCCCATCCCCAGACGACCGGATCGCCCGCGGACGCGGGCGACGCCGGTTACAGCAAGGACCTCAAGGCCCGGCACGTCAACATGATCGCCATCGGCGGTGCCATCGGTACCGGCCTCCTCCTGGGAGCCGGCGGCCGACTGCACGATGCCGGCCCGGCGCTCGCTCTGGCCTACCTGGTCTGCGGCGTCTTCGCCTTCTTCGTCGTGCGCGCACTCGGCGAGCTGGTTCTCTACCGCCCCTCGTCGGGGTCCTTCGTGTCGTACGCGCGCGAGTTCCTCGGTGAGAAGGGCGCCTACGTCGCCGGCTGGATGTACTTCCTGAACTGGTCGACGACCGGTATCGCCGACATCACCGCGATCGCGCTGTACACGCACTACTGGAGCATGTTCACCAGCATCCCGCAGTGGGTGCTCGCGCTGATCGCCCTCGCGGTGGTCCTCGCCGTGAACCTGATCTCGGTGAAGATCTTCGGCGAGATGGAATTCTGGTTCGCGATCGTCAAGGTCGCCACCATCGTCGGCTTCATGGCGATCGGCATCTTCCTGCTGGCCACCCAGCACAAGGTCGGCGGGAGCACCCCAGGGCTCGACGTGATCAGTCAGCATGGCGGCCTGTTCCCGCACGGTGTGCTGCCGGTGGTCCTGGTCATGCAGGGCGTCATCTTCGCCTACGCCGCGCTGGAACTGGTCGGCGTCGCGGCCGGCGAGACCGCCGAGCCGCAGAAGGTCGTCCCGCGCGCGGTGAACTCGATCATGTGGCGCGTGGGCCTCTTCTACGTCGGCTCGGTCGTGCTGCTCGCCCTGCTGCTGCCCAGCTCGATCTACAAGTCCGGCGAGAGCCCGTTCGTGACGGTCCTCTCCCAGATCGGCATCCCGGCCGCCGGTGACGTGATGAACCTGGTCGTGCTGACCGCCGCCATGTCGTCGCTGAACTCCGGCCTGTACTCCACCGGCCGCATCCTGCGCTCCATGGCGATGGCGGGCTCGGCGCCCAAGTTCACCGCTCGGATGAACCGCAGCCAGGTGCCCTACGGCGGCATCCTGCTGACCTGCGGGGTGTGTGTGCTCGGCGTCGGCCTGAACTACCTGATGCCCGCCCAGGCCTTCGAGATCGTGCTGGAGATCGCCTCCCTCGGCATCATCAGCACCTGGGTGATCATCATGCTCTGCCACATGATCTTCGTCCGGCGAGCCAAGCAGGGCCTGGTCACCCGGCCGAAGTTCCAGCTGAAGGGCAGCCCCGTCACGGAGATCGTGACGATCGTCTTCCTGCTGTTCTGCCTCGGCATGATGTGGAACGACCCCGAGGTCGGCCGCAAGACCCTCCTGCTCATCCCACTGATCGCCGTCGCACTGATCGTCGGCTGGTTCGGGGTGCGCCGCCGGGTGGCCCAGAAGGCCGACCAGGAGCTGGGCGAGCTCACGAAGTAGCAGGTCAACAGCCACTGTCAGTGGCAGCGCCTACGGTGGCGTCATGTCGGATATCGCGTATGTCCGGGGTGACGCCACCGCGCCGTTGGGGCCCGGCGCCAAGGTGATCGCCCATGTCTGCAACGACGCGGGGGGCTGGGGGAAGGGCTTCGTCCTGGCGCTGTCGCGGCGCTGGCCCGGGCCCGAGGCGGCGTACCGCGCATGGCACCGCGACCGCGCCACGAGTGACTTCGGGCTGGGGGCCGTCCGGATGGTGCCCGTCGAGCCGGCCCTGTGGGTGGCCAACATGATCGGCCAGCGGGGGATACGGGGGGCGGGCAGGAGCGCGCCGGTCCGCTACGAGGCCATCGACACGGCGCTCGGGCGGCTGGCCGACCAAGTGATCGAACTCGGTGCGGCCGTGCACATGCCCCGCATAGGCTGTGGGCTCGCGGGCGGAACGTGGTCCCGGATCGAGCCGCTGATCACGGAGCGGCTGGTGAGCCGGGGCATAGCCGTGACCGTGTACGACCATGGCAAGGCCGGGGACGCGCGGCGCGCTTGATCCGCCGGCCGGGGAGGGCGGGGAGTGAGCGGCGAGTTCGACGTCCGGACCGGGCGCGGGAGCGCGAGAAGGCCCGAGGAGTTCGACGTCCTGGTGCTGGGCGGTGCCGGGGTGGACACCATCGTGTACGTCCCCGAGCTGCCGCTCCCGTACGCGGACAGCTATCACATCGACTCCGGGATCCGTACCAGGGCCGGTCAGACCGGTGACTTCGTCGCCCTGGGCCTGAGCGCCCTCGGCCTGCGCACCCACCACCTCGACCTGCTCGGCGACGACCCCGAGGGCGACCTGGTCCGCGCCCTGCACCGGGAGCGGGGCATCCCGCTCACCGCCGTTCCGCAGCCCGCGGGCACCAAGCGCGCGGTGAACCTGGTCGGCCCGGACGGACGCCGGCTGTCCCTGTACGACACCAGCCGCGGCCACGCCGACGACCGGCTCCCGGAGCCGGTCCTGCGTGAGCTGGCCGGGGCGAGCCGGCACGTCCACGTCTCCATCAGCCACCCCTGCGCCCACGCCCTGCCCGCCCTGCGCGCGACCGGCGTGACCCTCTCGACCGACCTGCACGACTGGGACGGCGAGAACCCGTACCACGAGCCGTTCGCCCACGCCGCGGATCTCGTCTTCCTGTCGGCCACGGCCCTGGCGGACCCCGAGCGGACCATGCGCCGCATCGCCGAGCGGGGTCGCGCGCGGGCGGTCGTCGTCACCGTCGGCGCCGAAGGCGCGCTCCTCCTGGCCGACGGCACCCTGACCCGCGTCCCGCCGGTCATGCCTCCGGCCCCGGTCATCGACTCCAACGGCGCGGGCGACGCCTTCGCCGCCGCCTTCCTCTACGGCCACCTCACCGGCGAGCCGCTCCACCGCTGCGCCCTGTACGGCACGGTGGCCGGGGCGCACGCCTGCACGATCCCGTCGACGGAGACGGACGCCATCGACCGCGAGCAGCTCCTGGCCCGAGCGGAGGAGCTGGAGGCGTCCCAGCTCCCACTGTGAGCGCCGGGGCGCCAGGGGTTGTGAGCTGCTGCGATGTAACCGTGCACAAGTGCGTTCTGGTGTGGGGGAGCGAGTGCCTGGGCCCGGTGCGTGTCTCTCCTGGCCTGTGGAACGGGGGTTTGTCTGTCGAATGGGTGACCTTTGCGGGTGGTGGTCGTTGGGTGGGGTGGCGGGTTGTTTGGGGGCGGGTGGGGAGGGTGGTTGTCGGTGGGCGGGCTGCGGGAGCTGGCGGCGCCGTTCGTGGTGCCCGGCCCTTCCGGTGTTGCGGTCCGTGACCGGCTCAAGCACCTGAGCGCGGGGGACGAGGAGGTGCTGCGGCTGGTCGGTGACCATCTCGGTGGGCTTGCCTCCCGCGATCTGAAGGCCCGGTGTGCGGCCGGGCCGGACCACGACAGCGATGCGTGGGCGGAGCGCAAGCGTGTGCTTACCGGGGAGTCGTCGTCGCGGTGGGCGGGTTCGATCACGAAGGCCACGCACGATCAGTGGGCTCTGGCCCGGCGTGCCCAGCTCGCGCACATGCAGGGGCTGGAGGCGGGGGTGCGCACGATCGAGCACCGGCTGTCCCTGCCGCTCGGACAGAAGGGCGGCAAGCGGACGCCGGGCGGCTACCGTTCCCGGCGGGAGTGGTTCGCCAAGTCCCGCCGCCTGCACGCCCTCCAGGACCGGCTGCGGGCGGCGCGCGCCGACTGGCGGGCCGGTGTCGTGCACGTGGTGCGCGGCGGGAAACGGCTGCTGCACACCCGCCACCACCTCGATGCGGCAGACCTCACGGAGCCGCGGTGGCGAGAGCGGTGGGAGGCCGCGCGCCGGTTCCTGGCCGCGGACGGCGAGTCGGGGAAGCGGTACGGCAACGAGACCATCCGCGTCACCCCGGACGGTGAGGTGAGCCTGAAACTCCCCGCACCGCTCGCCCACCTGGCGAACGCCCCGCACGGCCGGTACGTGCTGGCCGCGCGGGTGGCGTTCGCGCACCGGGGCGAGCAGTGGCGCGACCGCGTGAGCGCGAACCGGGCCGTGGCCTACCGCATCCACGAGGACGTCGACCGCTCCCGCTGGTACCTCACCGCCTCCTGGACGATCCCGCCCGTTCAGACGGTTCCCCTCGGGGCCGCCCGTGCCAGGGGGCTGATCGGCGTGGACACCAACGCCGATCACCTCGCCGCCTGGCGCCTGGACACCCACGGCAACCCGGTCGGCCGGCCGCTCCGGTTCGACTATGACCTGACGGGCACCGCCGCCCACCGCGACGCCCAGGTCCGCCACGCCCTGATCCGGCTGCTGCACTGGGCCAAACGCCACCATCTCGCGATCGCGGTCGAGGACCTGGACTTCACCGCGGACAAGACCCGCGAGAAGCACGGCAGGCGCAAGAAGTTCCGCCACCTCATCTCCGGCCTGCCCGTGGCAAGGCTGCGCGCCCGGCTCGTCAGCATGGCGGCCGAACTCGGCATCCCCCTGATCGCCGTCGACCCCGCCTACACCTCCCGGTGGGGCGCCCAGCACTGGCAGAAACCCCTCACCGGCAAGAACAGGAAACCCAGCCGTCACGATGCCGCGAGCATCGCGATCGGCAGGCGCGCCCTGGGGCACCCGATCCGGCGACGGACGGCACCGCCCCGTACCCACCAGAGCGATGGGTACGGGCATCGGACCGTCCAGGCCGGTCCGGGCACCCCGGGGCGTGAGGGACCCCGCCCCCGCATTCCCGGACCACGCACACGATGCGTGCAGCCGGACGCGGCGAGAACGCGGGCGACCAGGACACCCAAAACCGTTCGGGATATCCGCAGTGACCAGGCATGGGTCCAAGACCCACTCCTGCTCACTGAATAGGAACGGTACCCCGGGCGTCAGGGGCCGGGGCGAGCCGCCCCGGCCCCGCGGGATCAGCCCCCGTGCACGTCGTTCGTGGCCTCGATCCTCTTCCACGACTTCGGCTGCGCTGGAGCGTCAGCCTGCCGTGCGATCGTGGCGCCCCGGGCCGCGGGCGCGGCCGGCTTCGCCGGCTGGAACAGCCAGGTGTCGAACAGGGTCGACAGGGACTTCCCCGAGACCTGCTCGGCGTACTTCCGGAAGTCCGCCACCGACGCGTTGCCGTAGGCGTGGTCCTGCGGCCAGCCCTTGAGGACGGCGAAGAACGCGTCGTCGCCGATCTCGTCGCGCAGGGCCTGGATCGCCAGGGCACCGCGGTCGTACACGGCGGCGTCGAACTGGTTCTCCGGGCCGGGGTCACCGGGCGCGACCTTCCAGAAGGGGTCGTCGGCGGGGTGGGAGGCGTAGACGTAGTCCGCGAGTTCTTGCGTCGTGCCCTCGCCCTCGTGCTCGGACCACAGCCACTGCGCG includes the following:
- a CDS encoding 3-hydroxyacyl-CoA dehydrogenase NAD-binding domain-containing protein, with the protein product MTESTTIRWEQDDTGVVTLVLDDPGQSANTMNKAFRDSLAAITDRLEAEIQADPDSVRGIIFTSAKKTFFAGGDLRDLIRVTPETAQELFDGGLAIKRNLRRIETLGKPVVAAINGAALGGGFELALACHHRVALDTSGTKIGCPEVTLGLLPGGGGVVRTVRLLGIADALLKVLIQGTQYNARRAQENGLVHEVAATPEELIEKARAFIDANPESQQPWDKPGYKIPGGTPANPKFAANLPAFPANLRKQTNGAPYPAPRNILAAAVEGAQVDFETAQVIEARYFVELAAGQTSKNMIQAFFFDLQAVNSGANRPQGIEPRKVTKVAVLGAGMMGAGIAYSCARAGIDVVLKDVSLESAVKGKGYSEKLCAKAVSRGRTTQEKADALLARITPTADVQDLAGCDAVIEAVFEDTSLKHKVFQEIEAVVAPDALLCSNTSTLPITVLAEGVERQADFIGLHFFSPVDKMPLVEIIKGERTGDEALARAFDLVRQINKTPIVVNDSRGFFTSRVIGQFINEGVAMVGEGIEPASVEQAAAQAGYPAKVLSLMDELTLTLPRKIRNESKRAVEEAGGTWATHPAEAVIDRMVDEFERPGRSGGAGFYEYDESGKRAGLWPGLREHFTKPGYEIPFRDMQERMLFSESIDTVRLLEEGVLTSVADANIGSIFGIGFPGWTGGILQYINGYEGGLPGFVARARELAERYGERFEPPALLVEKAEKGETFTDAR
- a CDS encoding acetyl-CoA C-acetyltransferase — its product is MSTEAYVYDAIRTPRGRGKANGALHGTKPIDLVVGLIHELRDRFPTLDPAAIDDIVLGVVGPVGDQGSDIARIAAVAAGLPDTVAGVQENRFCASGLEAVNMAAAKVRSGWEDLVLAGGVESMSRVPMASDGGAWFNDPMTNLDTNFAPQGIGADLIATIGGFTRRDVDEYAALSQERAATAWKEGRFERSVVPVKDRNGLVVLDHDEHMRPGTTADSLAKLKASFADIGELGGFDAVALQEYHWVEKIDHVHHAGNSSGIVDGASLVAIGSKEVGERYGLTPRARIVSAAVSGSEPTIMLTGPAPATRKALAKAGLTIDDIDLVEINEAFAAVVLRFVEEMGLSLDKVNVNGGAIALGHPLGATGAMILGTLVDELERQDKRYGLVTLCVGGGMGVATIIERI
- a CDS encoding trans-acting enoyl reductase family protein, coding for MSRLNTTDRPYDIVLFGATGFVGTLTAEYLAAHAPGELRWAVAGRDEAKLRALTGRLPRGAEIGVLTADVSDPASLRRLAGHARVVASTVGPYVRYGEELVAACADLGTDYLDLTGEPEFVDLMYVRHDARARETGARLVHACGFDSVPHDLGAYFTVQQLPEGVPLTVDGYVTADAAFSGGTLSSALNQLARGRQMLAAARDRGRHEPRLMGRRASAPTGAPRFAKEVGAWALPLPTIDAQIVRRSAKALDRYGPDFRYRHYAAVRRLPVALGGVAAVGAVAAAAQIPPARRWLSGRLQPGEGPSAEKRAKSWFKVRFVGEGGGRRVFTEVAGGDPGYGETAKMFAEAALSLAFDDLPPTAGQVTTAAAMGNALTERLREAGITFRVAAAF
- a CDS encoding amino acid permease, with product MSKDVVEAAAVAAHPQTTGSPADAGDAGYSKDLKARHVNMIAIGGAIGTGLLLGAGGRLHDAGPALALAYLVCGVFAFFVVRALGELVLYRPSSGSFVSYAREFLGEKGAYVAGWMYFLNWSTTGIADITAIALYTHYWSMFTSIPQWVLALIALAVVLAVNLISVKIFGEMEFWFAIVKVATIVGFMAIGIFLLATQHKVGGSTPGLDVISQHGGLFPHGVLPVVLVMQGVIFAYAALELVGVAAGETAEPQKVVPRAVNSIMWRVGLFYVGSVVLLALLLPSSIYKSGESPFVTVLSQIGIPAAGDVMNLVVLTAAMSSLNSGLYSTGRILRSMAMAGSAPKFTARMNRSQVPYGGILLTCGVCVLGVGLNYLMPAQAFEIVLEIASLGIISTWVIIMLCHMIFVRRAKQGLVTRPKFQLKGSPVTEIVTIVFLLFCLGMMWNDPEVGRKTLLLIPLIAVALIVGWFGVRRRVAQKADQELGELTK
- a CDS encoding CaiB/BaiF CoA-transferase family protein translates to MTAASTPTQGPGPLSGVRVVELAGIGPGPFAAMLLADLGADVVRVDRPGGGGLAIDPRSDITNRNKRSVVVDLKAPDGPARVLDLAERADILIEGYRPGVAERLGVGPDACHARNPRLVYGRMTGWGQEGPLADRAGHDIGYIAVTGTLGLIGRPDEPPAIPANLVGDYAGGSLYLVVGVLAALHHAHATGTGQVVDAAIVDGAAHLASMIHGMLAAGAWQDRRGVNLLDGGCPYYGTYETADGRYMAVGALEPQFYAEFLRLLGLGDLASAHTDWARWGDLRERVAARFKSRTRDEWTAVFEDSDACVAPVLSLREAPGHPHLDARGTFTEHGGIVQPAPAPRFSATPTAVRTGPALPGAGTADVARDWDVPGLLPHPDEEGDR
- a CDS encoding MerR family transcriptional regulator, with the translated sequence MTTDTEEPTLTIDELAARTGVTVRTVRFYSTKGLLPPPVIGPRRVGHYGREHVARLALIEELQHQGMTLAAIERYLRQLPPDLTEHDLAVHRAVVSSWAPEAVETVSGQELARRAGRRLSEEDLARLVAMDVIGEEDGAYRVDTALLRLGVQLLDVPLSQEAILAARTALLEHSRAAAQELTQLLRGEVAERDTQDVKSLSVHMQPLVVQALLTAFQRSLREELREWLKDEEAGGSA